In a single window of the Agrobacterium fabrum str. C58 genome:
- the purL gene encoding phosphoribosylformylglycinamidine synthase subunit PurL, with the protein MSISNSIKITPELVASHGLKPDEYQRILDLIGREPSFTELGIFSAMWNEHCSYKSSKKWLKTLPTTGPRVIQGPGENAGVVDIDDGDCVVFKMESHNHPSYIEPYQGAATGVGGILRDVFTMGARPIAAMNALRFGAPDHPKTRHLVAGVVAGVGGYGNSFGVPTVGGEVEFDPRYNGNILVNAFAAGLAKSNAIFLSEAKGVGLPVVYLGAKTGRDGVGGATMASAEFDESIEEKRPTVQVGDPFTEKCLLEACLELMKTGAVIAIQDMGAAGLTCSAVEMGAKGDLGIELDLNAVPVREERMTAYEMMLSESQERMLMVLEPSKEEVAKAIFVKWGLDFAIVGKTTDDLRFRVLHNGEEVANLPIKELGDEAPEYDRPWTPAKVPAALSETDIPEADIADALVSLVGSANNSSRRWVYEQYDTLIQGNSLQLPGGDAGVVRVEGHDKKALAFSSDVTPRYVEADAFEGGKQAVAECWRNITATGALPLAATDNLNFGNPEKPEIMSQLVHAIKGIGEACRVLEFPIVSGNVSLYNETNGQAILPTPTIGGVGLLKDWGRMARIRFAAADEVVLLVGAPAGLGTHIAQSVYMRDVHGRTDGPAPHVDLIAEKKNGDFVRGLITEGLTTAVHDCSSGGLALAVAEMAISSGIGATIDAVEGHNPILTFYGEDQARYVLTVKKSDLDKVRAAAKAAGVSCPLIGTTGGSTVKLGTARAVEIKELHLAYESWFPQFMDGETLIAAE; encoded by the coding sequence ATGTCGATTTCAAACTCCATCAAGATCACCCCGGAACTCGTTGCATCCCACGGGCTGAAGCCCGACGAATACCAGCGTATCCTCGACCTGATCGGACGGGAGCCCAGCTTTACCGAGCTTGGCATTTTCTCGGCCATGTGGAACGAGCACTGCTCCTACAAGTCTTCGAAGAAGTGGCTGAAGACCCTGCCGACAACGGGTCCGCGCGTCATTCAGGGCCCCGGTGAAAATGCCGGCGTGGTGGATATTGACGATGGCGACTGCGTCGTCTTCAAGATGGAGAGCCACAACCACCCGTCCTATATCGAGCCCTATCAGGGTGCGGCAACCGGCGTCGGCGGCATCCTGCGTGACGTCTTCACCATGGGCGCACGCCCGATCGCCGCCATGAACGCCCTGCGTTTCGGTGCGCCGGATCATCCGAAGACCCGCCACCTCGTCGCCGGCGTCGTCGCCGGTGTCGGCGGTTACGGCAACTCCTTCGGTGTGCCGACAGTTGGCGGCGAAGTGGAATTCGACCCGCGTTATAACGGCAATATCCTCGTCAACGCCTTTGCCGCCGGTCTTGCCAAGTCCAATGCGATCTTCCTCTCGGAAGCCAAGGGCGTCGGCCTGCCGGTCGTTTATCTCGGTGCAAAGACCGGCCGCGACGGCGTTGGCGGCGCGACCATGGCCTCTGCCGAATTCGACGAGTCCATCGAAGAAAAGCGCCCGACGGTTCAAGTCGGCGACCCCTTCACCGAAAAGTGCCTGCTGGAAGCCTGCCTTGAGCTGATGAAGACCGGTGCGGTCATCGCCATTCAGGACATGGGTGCCGCCGGCCTCACCTGCTCCGCCGTCGAAATGGGCGCCAAGGGTGATCTCGGCATCGAACTGGACCTGAACGCCGTGCCGGTGCGCGAAGAGCGCATGACGGCTTACGAAATGATGCTGTCGGAAAGCCAGGAGCGCATGCTCATGGTTCTCGAGCCCTCCAAGGAAGAAGTCGCCAAGGCGATCTTCGTCAAATGGGGTCTGGACTTCGCCATCGTCGGCAAGACCACCGACGACCTGCGCTTCCGCGTGCTGCACAATGGCGAAGAAGTCGCCAACCTGCCGATCAAGGAACTCGGCGACGAGGCCCCCGAATACGACCGCCCGTGGACGCCAGCCAAGGTGCCCGCAGCGCTTTCGGAAACCGACATCCCCGAAGCCGACATTGCCGATGCGCTGGTGTCGCTCGTTGGTTCGGCCAACAACTCCTCGCGCCGCTGGGTTTACGAACAGTATGACACGCTGATCCAGGGCAATTCCCTGCAGCTGCCGGGCGGTGATGCCGGCGTGGTGCGCGTCGAAGGCCATGACAAGAAGGCGCTCGCTTTCTCCTCCGACGTGACCCCGCGTTATGTCGAGGCCGATGCCTTCGAAGGCGGCAAGCAGGCGGTCGCCGAATGCTGGCGCAACATTACCGCAACTGGTGCTCTGCCGCTGGCGGCCACCGACAACCTCAATTTCGGCAATCCGGAAAAGCCCGAAATCATGAGCCAGCTGGTCCATGCCATCAAGGGCATCGGCGAGGCCTGCCGCGTGCTGGAATTCCCGATCGTTTCCGGCAACGTCTCGCTCTACAACGAGACCAATGGTCAGGCGATCCTGCCCACCCCCACCATCGGCGGCGTTGGCCTGCTGAAGGACTGGGGCCGCATGGCGCGCATCCGTTTCGCGGCTGCCGACGAGGTGGTACTCTTGGTTGGCGCACCTGCTGGCCTCGGCACCCACATTGCCCAGTCGGTCTATATGCGTGATGTTCACGGCCGCACCGATGGCCCGGCGCCGCATGTCGATCTCATCGCCGAGAAGAAGAACGGCGATTTCGTCCGTGGTCTCATCACTGAAGGTCTCACCACCGCCGTTCACGATTGCTCCTCTGGCGGTCTGGCACTCGCTGTTGCCGAAATGGCGATTTCATCCGGCATCGGCGCAACGATCGATGCGGTCGAAGGCCATAATCCGATCCTCACCTTCTATGGCGAAGATCAGGCCCGTTACGTCCTGACCGTCAAGAAGTCCGATCTCGACAAGGTGCGGGCGGCGGCCAAGGCGGCCGGTGTTTCCTGCCCTCTTATTGGCACTACCGGTGGTTCCACCGTAAAGCTGGGCACGGCGCGCGCTGTCGAGATTAAAGAATTGCACTTGGCCTATGAATCGTGGTTCCCTCAGTTCATGGACGGCGAAACTTTGATTGCCGCAGAATGA
- a CDS encoding BolA/IbaG family iron-sulfur metabolism protein — protein MPMKPGDIEDMIKAGIPGAKVTIRDLAGDGDHYAAEVVAEAFKGKTRVQQHQMVYDALKGNMGGVLHALALQTSAPE, from the coding sequence ATGCCCATGAAACCCGGCGACATTGAAGACATGATTAAGGCGGGAATTCCCGGGGCAAAGGTCACGATCCGCGATCTGGCCGGTGATGGCGACCATTACGCGGCGGAGGTCGTTGCGGAAGCATTCAAGGGCAAGACCCGCGTGCAGCAGCACCAGATGGTCTATGATGCGCTGAAGGGCAATATGGGCGGCGTTCTGCACGCCCTTGCCCTGCAGACCTCTGCTCCCGAATGA
- the grxD gene encoding Grx4 family monothiol glutaredoxin, with translation MSGIHDIIDSEVKSNDIVLFLKGTPQFPQCGFSGQVVQILDYLGVEYKGVNVLADADIRQGIKDYSNWPTIPQLYIKGEFVGGCDIVKEMFQSGELQSHFQEQGISVRGAA, from the coding sequence ATGAGCGGCATTCACGACATCATCGACAGCGAAGTGAAGAGCAACGACATCGTTCTTTTCTTGAAGGGAACCCCGCAATTTCCGCAGTGCGGTTTTTCCGGTCAGGTCGTACAGATTCTCGACTACCTCGGCGTCGAATACAAGGGCGTCAACGTGCTTGCCGATGCCGATATCCGTCAGGGTATCAAGGACTATTCCAACTGGCCGACCATTCCGCAGCTCTATATCAAGGGCGAATTCGTCGGCGGCTGTGACATCGTAAAAGAGATGTTCCAGTCCGGCGAGCTGCAAAGCCACTTCCAAGAACAGGGTATCAGCGTCCGCGGCGCGGCCTGA
- a CDS encoding multidrug effflux MFS transporter, which translates to MGRTEFIGLAAMLMALNALAIDIMLPGLQEIGASLGVVNENHRQYVISTYLLGFGIAQLLYGPISDRFGRRKPMLVGLAIYIISAIAVVFVPSFTGLLVLRFIQGIGSAATRVITISIVRDIYGGRQMAEVMSLIMMVFMVVPVIAPGTGQIVLFFGDWHLIFAFMAGIAAVVTAWMYFRLPETLHPDDVRPFTARSILGGFKIVLTNRIALCYTLSSTFIFGALFGFINSAEQVYKGIYGLGAWFAAAFAGVALFMAFSSFINARLVGRFGMRKLSHGSLLGFIAITFVWLLVQILGPEPMPFAIFIVFFALAMFQFGWIGSNFNSLAMEPLGHVAGTASSVIGFMGTVGGSLIGAGIGQAFDGTALPMVAGFFAVSIIGLIFVLIGEKGVLFQAHNKPTR; encoded by the coding sequence ATGGGGCGCACGGAATTCATTGGGCTGGCAGCAATGCTGATGGCGCTGAATGCGCTGGCCATCGACATCATGCTGCCGGGTCTTCAGGAAATCGGCGCATCACTGGGCGTCGTCAATGAAAACCACCGCCAATACGTGATTTCGACCTATCTCCTCGGTTTCGGTATCGCCCAGCTTCTCTACGGGCCGATTTCTGACCGTTTCGGTCGGCGCAAGCCGATGCTCGTCGGTCTGGCCATCTACATCATCTCCGCCATTGCAGTGGTCTTCGTGCCGTCATTCACCGGCCTCCTGGTCCTGCGCTTCATTCAGGGCATCGGTTCGGCGGCAACGCGTGTCATCACCATCTCGATCGTCCGTGACATCTATGGCGGCCGTCAGATGGCGGAAGTGATGTCGCTGATCATGATGGTCTTCATGGTCGTTCCGGTCATCGCGCCAGGCACGGGCCAGATCGTGCTCTTCTTCGGCGACTGGCACCTGATCTTCGCCTTCATGGCCGGCATCGCCGCCGTCGTGACGGCCTGGATGTATTTCCGCCTGCCGGAAACCCTGCATCCCGATGACGTCAGGCCTTTCACGGCTCGTTCGATCCTCGGCGGGTTCAAGATCGTGCTCACCAACCGTATCGCGCTCTGCTACACGCTTTCCAGCACCTTCATTTTCGGGGCGCTGTTCGGCTTCATCAACTCGGCTGAACAGGTTTACAAGGGCATCTACGGCCTTGGCGCATGGTTTGCGGCGGCCTTTGCCGGCGTGGCGCTGTTCATGGCCTTCTCGTCCTTCATCAATGCAAGGCTGGTCGGCCGGTTCGGCATGCGCAAGCTGTCGCACGGATCGCTGCTCGGCTTCATCGCCATCACCTTCGTGTGGTTGCTGGTGCAGATACTCGGGCCGGAGCCGATGCCCTTCGCCATCTTCATCGTGTTCTTTGCGCTCGCCATGTTCCAGTTCGGCTGGATCGGCTCGAACTTCAACTCGCTCGCCATGGAGCCGCTCGGCCATGTCGCCGGCACGGCCTCCTCCGTCATAGGCTTCATGGGAACCGTCGGCGGTTCGCTGATCGGCGCCGGCATTGGTCAGGCTTTCGACGGCACGGCGCTGCCGATGGTGGCCGGCTTCTTTGCCGTCTCCATCATCGGCCTTATCTTCGTGCTGATCGGCGAAAAGGGCGTGTTGTTTCAGGCCCACAACAAGCCGACACGGTAA
- a CDS encoding inositol monophosphatase family protein → MALELDIASLANALQEAAAVEILPRFRNLGEGDVRIKSEAIDLVTEADEAAERLIRARVEEIMPQALFIGEEAVAADASLLSKLADADLAVVVDPIDGTYNFASGLPLFGVMMSVISKGETVAGLIFDPMGNDWAIAEKGSGAWLCAADGSQTQMSVVTAPHLSQMVGIANTGYFDVETRRKILMNLADVRLFTSYRCAAHEYRLFCGGHMHFLMYNKLMPWDHLAGTLISQESGAYAARLDGSPYLPRHVDGGLLLAPDQETWELLREKIFTV, encoded by the coding sequence ATGGCTCTCGAACTCGACATCGCCTCTCTCGCCAATGCGCTTCAGGAAGCGGCGGCAGTGGAAATCCTGCCGCGGTTTCGTAATCTGGGCGAGGGTGATGTGCGGATCAAGAGCGAGGCGATAGACCTCGTGACCGAAGCCGACGAGGCTGCCGAGCGGCTGATCCGCGCCCGTGTCGAGGAAATCATGCCGCAGGCGCTGTTCATCGGGGAAGAGGCTGTGGCGGCGGATGCATCGCTGCTGAGCAAGCTTGCCGATGCCGATCTGGCTGTCGTGGTCGATCCCATCGACGGCACCTATAATTTCGCCTCCGGCCTGCCGCTCTTCGGCGTGATGATGAGTGTCATCTCCAAGGGCGAGACCGTTGCCGGCCTGATCTTCGATCCGATGGGTAATGACTGGGCGATTGCTGAAAAAGGCTCCGGCGCATGGCTTTGCGCCGCCGATGGATCGCAGACGCAGATGTCGGTCGTGACAGCGCCGCACCTGTCGCAGATGGTGGGTATCGCCAATACAGGCTATTTCGACGTGGAGACCCGGCGCAAGATTTTGATGAACCTCGCGGATGTGCGGCTGTTCACCAGCTATCGTTGTGCTGCGCATGAATACCGCCTGTTCTGCGGCGGCCACATGCATTTCCTGATGTATAACAAGCTGATGCCCTGGGACCATCTGGCCGGCACGTTGATCTCGCAGGAATCGGGCGCCTATGCCGCCCGTCTTGATGGTTCGCCCTATCTGCCGCGCCATGTGGATGGCGGGCTGCTGCTGGCGCCGGATCAGGAGACCTGGGAACTGCTGCGCGAGAAGATTTTTACGGTTTGA
- a CDS encoding inositol monophosphatase family protein, translating into MSLSDKDIEFLVSTVAAAGAQEILPRFRNLSAGAISEKTSAIDLVTEADVLAEKAITAALLERFPKAHIVGEETYEADPSVIPALADAPLAFVIDPIDGTFNYASGFPAFGTLLAVTVKGETVAGIIHDPVMGDTIVALKGEGAYLHRKNGSQAKLKVTDPAPLSEMVGIFSWRHSHEDRRPVIAANLAKIKMSLSINCSAHEYWLVSAGKLHFIGHENLAPWDHLAGVLVHQEAGGYTARFDNTPYRPGQTAGGILSAPDKESWKMLRREIVAL; encoded by the coding sequence ATGAGCCTTTCCGATAAAGATATCGAATTCCTCGTTTCCACCGTCGCCGCTGCCGGCGCACAGGAAATCCTGCCCCGCTTCCGAAACCTGAGCGCCGGCGCCATCTCCGAAAAGACCTCCGCCATCGATCTCGTCACCGAGGCAGATGTTCTGGCGGAAAAGGCGATCACCGCCGCGCTACTCGAACGGTTTCCGAAGGCTCATATCGTCGGTGAAGAGACCTATGAGGCGGACCCTTCCGTCATTCCAGCCCTTGCCGATGCGCCGCTTGCCTTCGTGATCGATCCGATCGACGGTACTTTCAATTATGCTTCCGGCTTTCCCGCTTTCGGCACGCTGCTTGCTGTCACGGTCAAGGGTGAGACGGTGGCGGGCATCATCCACGATCCTGTCATGGGCGACACCATAGTTGCGCTCAAAGGTGAGGGGGCTTACCTCCACCGCAAGAACGGCTCGCAGGCGAAGCTCAAGGTCACGGATCCCGCGCCACTGTCCGAGATGGTCGGCATCTTTTCCTGGCGTCACAGCCATGAGGATCGCCGTCCTGTCATTGCCGCCAATCTGGCGAAGATAAAAATGTCGCTTTCGATCAATTGTTCGGCGCATGAATATTGGCTCGTCTCGGCAGGCAAGCTGCATTTCATAGGCCATGAAAATCTGGCGCCGTGGGATCATCTTGCCGGCGTGCTGGTTCATCAGGAGGCGGGTGGCTATACGGCCCGTTTCGACAATACGCCTTACCGGCCCGGCCAGACGGCAGGCGGTATCCTGTCAGCGCCGGACAAGGAAAGCTGGAAGATGCTGCGGCGGGAAATCGTCGCCTTATAA
- the ttcA gene encoding tRNA 2-thiocytidine(32) synthetase TtcA, which produces MMNILTKIDDFVDQAGADKVGADHGPSEENGSSHPLFDNAPRSVSFNKLRKRLLRNVRQAFEDFGMLNGQKRWLVGLSGGKDSYGLLALLLDLKWRGLLPVELVACNLDQGQPNFPKHVLPEYLAKIGVAHRIEYRDTYSIVKEKVPSGGTYCSLCSRLRRGNLYRIAREEGCDALLLGHHREDILETFFMNFFHGGRLAGMPAKLLNDEGDLMVMRPLAYCAEEDMAKFAAAMEFPIIPCDLCGSQDGLQRNAMKDMLADIERRMPGRKDVMLRALAHVNPSHLLDPKLFDFSALAVTGASPEERREASPP; this is translated from the coding sequence ATGATGAACATTCTCACCAAGATCGATGACTTTGTAGATCAGGCAGGGGCGGACAAGGTCGGGGCAGATCACGGCCCGTCCGAAGAAAATGGCAGTTCGCATCCCCTGTTCGACAATGCTCCGCGTTCGGTTTCCTTCAACAAGCTGCGCAAGCGACTGTTGCGCAATGTGCGGCAGGCGTTTGAAGATTTCGGCATGCTGAACGGCCAGAAGCGCTGGCTGGTAGGCCTTTCCGGCGGCAAGGACAGCTATGGGCTGCTGGCGCTGCTGCTCGATCTGAAATGGCGCGGCCTCTTGCCGGTGGAGCTGGTGGCCTGCAATCTGGATCAGGGCCAGCCGAATTTTCCCAAACACGTATTGCCGGAGTATCTGGCGAAGATCGGTGTCGCCCATCGCATCGAATATCGCGACACCTATTCAATCGTGAAGGAAAAGGTGCCTTCCGGCGGCACCTATTGTTCGCTCTGTTCGCGGCTTCGTCGCGGCAATCTCTACCGCATCGCGCGGGAGGAGGGCTGCGACGCGCTGCTGCTCGGCCATCACCGCGAGGATATTCTCGAGACCTTCTTCATGAATTTCTTCCATGGTGGCCGGCTGGCCGGCATGCCGGCGAAGCTGTTGAATGACGAAGGCGACCTGATGGTCATGCGCCCGCTTGCCTATTGCGCCGAAGAGGATATGGCAAAATTTGCAGCCGCTATGGAATTCCCGATCATTCCCTGCGACCTCTGCGGCTCGCAGGACGGGCTTCAGCGCAATGCCATGAAGGATATGCTGGCCGATATCGAACGGCGCATGCCGGGCCGCAAGGACGTGATGCTGCGGGCGCTTGCGCATGTGAACCCGTCGCATCTGCTCGACCCGAAGCTTTTTGATTTTTCCGCGCTTGCTGTCACCGGCGCGTCACCTGAAGAGCGTAGGGAGGCCAGCCCTCCCTGA
- a CDS encoding glutaminase, whose product MQDIQGIVDSIYDSMLPRLGEGKVADYIPELAKVDPNQFGIAITTVDGTTYTAGNALVPFSIQSISKVFMLTLALGKAGETVWNRVGREPSGSSFNSIVQLEHEHGIPRNPFVNAGAIVVTDIVLSGHQPREAIGELLRFVRYLADDDTISIDDTVAKSEQATGFRNFALANFMRSFGNLHHPVEHTLGVYFHQCALSMTCAQLSRAGLFLANRGRNPLSGHTVVSDRRARRINALMLTCGHYDGSGDFAYHVGLPGKSGVGGGIMAVAPGNASIAVWSPGLNKVGNSALGSQALELLATKTGWSVFGA is encoded by the coding sequence ATGCAGGACATTCAGGGTATCGTCGATTCCATCTACGACAGCATGCTGCCGCGGCTGGGTGAGGGGAAGGTTGCGGATTACATTCCCGAACTCGCCAAGGTCGATCCCAACCAGTTTGGCATCGCCATCACCACCGTCGATGGGACGACCTATACGGCCGGCAATGCGCTTGTGCCGTTTTCGATCCAGAGTATCTCCAAGGTTTTCATGCTGACGCTGGCGCTCGGCAAGGCGGGCGAAACGGTGTGGAACCGGGTGGGGCGCGAACCATCGGGATCGTCTTTCAATTCCATCGTTCAGCTGGAACATGAGCACGGCATCCCGCGCAATCCCTTCGTGAATGCCGGCGCCATCGTGGTGACCGATATCGTTCTTTCCGGCCATCAGCCGCGTGAGGCGATCGGCGAGCTTCTGCGGTTCGTGCGTTACCTCGCTGACGATGACACGATCAGCATTGACGACACGGTGGCGAAATCCGAGCAGGCGACGGGTTTCCGCAATTTCGCGCTTGCTAATTTCATGCGGTCCTTCGGCAATCTGCACCATCCCGTGGAACATACGCTCGGCGTTTATTTCCATCAGTGTGCACTTTCCATGACCTGCGCGCAGCTGTCGCGGGCTGGCCTCTTCCTTGCCAATCGCGGCCGTAATCCGCTCTCCGGCCATACCGTCGTGTCGGACCGTCGGGCGCGGCGTATTAATGCGCTGATGCTGACCTGCGGCCATTATGACGGATCCGGCGATTTCGCCTATCATGTCGGCCTGCCGGGCAAGAGCGGCGTCGGTGGCGGCATCATGGCGGTGGCGCCGGGCAACGCGTCGATTGCGGTCTGGTCGCCGGGTCTCAACAAGGTCGGCAATTCGGCGCTCGGGTCACAGGCGCTGGAATTGCTGGCGACCAAAACCGGCTGGTCGGTATTCGGGGCTTGA
- the rpsD gene encoding 30S ribosomal protein S4 — MSKRESAKYKIDRRMGENIWGRPKSPVNRREYGPGQHGQRRKGKMSDFGTQLRAKQKLKGYYGELREKQFRATFDEANRRKGDTSENLISLLESRLDAIVYRAKFVPTVFASRQFINHGHVTVNGVRVNIGSYRCKAGDVIEVRQKSKQLVTVLEAVQLAERDVPDYIEVDHNKMVATYARVPSLSDVPYPVVMEPHLVVEFYSR; from the coding sequence ATGAGCAAGCGCGAATCGGCCAAGTACAAAATCGACCGCCGCATGGGCGAAAACATCTGGGGTCGTCCGAAGTCCCCGGTTAACCGCCGCGAATACGGCCCGGGCCAGCACGGCCAGCGCCGCAAGGGCAAGATGAGCGACTTCGGCACGCAGCTGCGCGCCAAGCAGAAGCTCAAGGGCTACTACGGCGAACTGCGCGAAAAGCAGTTCCGCGCCACCTTCGACGAAGCAAACCGTCGCAAGGGTGATACTTCCGAGAACCTGATCAGCCTGCTCGAGTCGCGTCTGGACGCCATCGTCTACCGCGCCAAGTTCGTTCCGACCGTTTTCGCATCGCGCCAGTTCATCAACCATGGCCACGTCACGGTTAACGGCGTTCGCGTCAACATCGGTTCTTACCGTTGCAAGGCTGGCGACGTTATCGAAGTTCGTCAGAAGTCCAAGCAGCTGGTGACGGTTCTCGAAGCCGTTCAGCTCGCAGAGCGTGACGTTCCTGACTACATCGAAGTTGATCACAACAAGATGGTTGCCACCTACGCCCGCGTTCCGTCGCTTTCCGACGTTCCGTACCCGGTCGTCATGGAACCGCATCTGGTCGTCGAATTCTACTCGCGTTAA
- a CDS encoding TerC family protein: MEFLLNDFLGTPTWMWAVFISLVLGLLALDLGVLHKNSKEIGIRESLLMSGFYIAIGLAFGGWIWYQSGQQSAMEYVTGFVVEKSLAMDNIFIIAMIFSYFAIPRQYQHRVLLWGILGVIVLRGIMIAGGAAIVENFHWVLYLFAAFLVFTGLKMLFSSDHDENDIGNNRILKFLRSRLPVTEKPHGEKFFVKETDATTGKLKTFVTPLFLALIMVEIADLIFAVDSIPAIFAITTDPFIVYTSNIFAILGLRALYFALAALIHRFAYLKYALAAVLVFVGSKIFVADMLGIAKIPPAVSLGVTVAILATGIIGSLVATRKEAKAIE; the protein is encoded by the coding sequence ATGGAGTTCCTCCTCAACGATTTTCTCGGTACCCCCACATGGATGTGGGCGGTCTTCATTTCTCTCGTCCTTGGTCTCTTGGCGCTCGATCTTGGCGTACTGCACAAGAATTCCAAGGAAATCGGCATTCGTGAGAGCCTGCTGATGTCAGGCTTCTACATCGCCATTGGTTTGGCCTTCGGCGGCTGGATCTGGTACCAGTCCGGCCAGCAATCGGCGATGGAATATGTCACCGGCTTCGTGGTCGAAAAAAGCCTGGCGATGGACAATATCTTCATCATCGCGATGATCTTCTCCTATTTCGCCATTCCCCGCCAATATCAGCACCGCGTGCTGCTCTGGGGTATCCTCGGCGTCATCGTCCTGCGCGGCATCATGATTGCCGGCGGTGCGGCCATCGTCGAAAACTTCCACTGGGTGCTTTATCTCTTTGCGGCCTTCCTCGTCTTCACCGGCCTCAAGATGCTGTTTTCGTCCGACCATGACGAGAACGATATCGGCAACAACCGCATCCTGAAATTCCTGCGCAGCCGCCTGCCGGTGACGGAAAAGCCGCATGGCGAGAAATTCTTCGTCAAGGAAACCGACGCGACCACCGGCAAGCTGAAGACCTTCGTGACGCCGCTCTTCCTGGCGCTCATCATGGTCGAAATCGCCGACCTGATCTTCGCGGTAGATTCGATCCCGGCGATCTTTGCGATCACCACCGATCCGTTTATCGTCTACACCTCGAACATCTTCGCGATCCTCGGCCTGCGCGCCCTCTACTTCGCACTCGCCGCCCTGATCCACCGCTTCGCTTATCTGAAATATGCGCTGGCTGCGGTTCTGGTCTTTGTCGGTTCGAAGATTTTCGTGGCAGACATGCTGGGCATCGCCAAGATCCCGCCGGCCGTCTCGCTCGGCGTCACCGTCGCCATCCTCGCCACCGGCATCATCGGTTCGCTAGTCGCGACGCGAAAGGAAGCAAAGGCTATCGAGTAA
- a CDS encoding ATP-binding protein codes for MQVGIDMGTLSGGQQAKLDIEELLATRLLVQGNSGSGKSHLLRRLLEQSAQWVQQVIIDPEGDFVTLSDKFGHVVVDGERTEAELAGIANRIRQHRVSCVLTLEGLDVEQQMRAAAAFLNGLFDADREFWYPVLVVVDEAQMFAPSVAGEVTEDARKASLGAMTNLMCRGRKRGLAGVIATQRLAKLAKNVAAEASNFLMGRTFLDIDMARAADLLGMDRRQAEMFRDLQRGNFVALGPALSRRPLPIVIGAVETSARSSSPKLMPLPDAPQDVEDLIFTPDPEEFTRAAVRRTPPAPRPTTDILAELSRSTPAAVGPSSEQSPRAGQPELTPEEREEKIGAVLVEILDDPQSAYRTDAVLYQDFLVRARMRRIPGTPMTLADFRRQVAIARSGVDAAMAASEGWEKALELSMSVSDDLQGVFLLLVKAALGEEPCPSDARIARAYGTHSARRARRLLGYFEEKELVVVHADFSGKRIVAFPDLDAKTAPGDADAAEDDAKLAAE; via the coding sequence TTGCAGGTCGGTATCGACATGGGGACCCTATCGGGCGGGCAGCAGGCCAAGCTCGATATCGAGGAATTGCTTGCGACGCGTTTGCTGGTGCAGGGCAATTCCGGTTCCGGCAAGTCGCATCTGCTGCGCCGGCTGCTTGAACAATCGGCGCAATGGGTGCAGCAGGTCATCATCGATCCCGAGGGTGATTTCGTTACGCTATCCGACAAATTCGGCCATGTGGTGGTGGATGGCGAGCGGACGGAGGCAGAGCTTGCCGGCATCGCCAACCGCATTCGCCAGCACCGCGTTTCCTGCGTGCTGACGCTGGAAGGGCTTGATGTCGAACAGCAGATGCGGGCCGCCGCCGCCTTCCTCAACGGCCTGTTCGATGCCGATCGTGAATTCTGGTATCCCGTGCTTGTCGTTGTGGACGAGGCGCAGATGTTTGCGCCCTCCGTCGCCGGCGAGGTGACGGAAGATGCGCGCAAGGCGTCGCTCGGCGCCATGACCAACCTGATGTGCCGTGGCCGTAAACGCGGGCTTGCCGGCGTCATCGCCACGCAGCGGCTGGCCAAGCTTGCCAAGAACGTGGCGGCGGAAGCCTCGAACTTCCTGATGGGCCGTACCTTCCTCGATATCGACATGGCGCGCGCGGCCGATCTGCTCGGCATGGACCGGCGGCAGGCGGAAATGTTTCGCGATCTGCAGCGCGGCAATTTCGTGGCACTCGGCCCGGCGCTCTCGCGTCGCCCGTTGCCGATCGTCATCGGCGCGGTGGAAACCTCGGCGCGCTCGTCTTCGCCGAAGCTGATGCCGTTGCCGGACGCACCGCAGGATGTGGAAGACCTGATCTTCACGCCGGATCCGGAAGAGTTCACGCGCGCCGCCGTGCGCCGCACGCCACCCGCACCGCGCCCGACCACCGATATTCTGGCCGAACTCTCCCGTTCCACGCCCGCCGCCGTTGGCCCTTCATCGGAGCAGTCGCCGCGTGCAGGCCAGCCGGAACTGACGCCGGAGGAGCGTGAGGAAAAGATTGGTGCGGTGCTCGTGGAAATTCTCGACGATCCGCAATCGGCCTATCGCACGGATGCCGTACTCTATCAGGATTTTCTGGTGCGCGCCCGCATGCGCCGCATTCCTGGCACGCCGATGACGCTTGCCGATTTCCGGCGACAGGTGGCGATTGCCCGTTCCGGCGTGGATGCGGCGATGGCGGCCAGCGAAGGCTGGGAGAAGGCGCTGGAATTGTCCATGTCGGTTTCCGATGACCTGCAGGGAGTCTTCCTGCTGCTGGTCAAGGCCGCTCTTGGCGAGGAGCCTTGCCCGTCGGATGCCCGCATTGCCCGCGCCTATGGCACCCATTCCGCCCGCCGCGCCCGGCGGCTTCTCGGTTATTTCGAGGAAAAGGAACTTGTGGTGGTGCATGCCGATTTCTCCGGCAAGCGCATCGTGGCGTTCCCCGATCTCGATGCAAAAACCGCACCCGGCGATGCGGATGCGGCTGAGGATGATGCGAAACTGGCGGCGGAGTGA